From a region of the Triticum aestivum cultivar Chinese Spring chromosome 7D, IWGSC CS RefSeq v2.1, whole genome shotgun sequence genome:
- the LOC123166710 gene encoding uncharacterized protein, with protein sequence MAHCSSLPLLLQVRGAGSSKQRGRKKTEAAVPARPRMASTSSLDLGKIVPTAGYLLHRCAAVPSAPVLRGRSASGRCGLAVSVSSSNGAAGLSPLSDSEKKCPVVMEIPLEDSWRPLM encoded by the exons ATGGCCCACTGTAGCTCTCTGCCTTTACTCCTGCAAGTCAGAGGAGCCGGCTCCAGCAAGCAGAGAGGCCGCAAGAAAACGGAAGCAGCAGTACCAGCGCGACCACGAATGGCGTCGACCTCGAGCTTGGATTTGGGAAAGATCGTGCCGACGGCCGGCTACCTCCTCCACCGCTGCGCCGCCGTCCCCAGCGCCCCTGTTCTCCGGGGGAGGAGCGCGAGCGGGCGGTGCGGCCTCGCCGTCTCGGTCTCGTCCTCCAATG GTGCAGCTGGGCTCTCCCCACTGAGTGACTCGGAGAAGAAATGCCCTGTGGTGATGGAGATCCCACTGGAAGATAGCTGGAGGCCGCTAATGTGA
- the LOC123166709 gene encoding uncharacterized protein, which produces MDPIVNQGWTSSEVEEACSLIARLNANKIMYDDNDDKNKKHNYIVNSLHALFPSKTMKQVTDLYIDLAVEMHMIQRREGTHVTSGSPQNIFTFCDPANGNYELPKEENGASSTHGIYTMGDHANENFGVREEATIMDNNGLSFGCAMEDTGITVTGEAPLMADNNKMEVLENNISIDQPVVAPHQWGFWTDEEHSMGGLVNENFEVQEDEDTTMIDNGFSFCCALEDTTQLEDTRIRKTDEALMMVDKNKMVVLENNTSTDRPVVAAHQRKYWTKEEHKSFLYGLEVYGRGDWKNISKHFVTTKTPVQVSSHAQKFFKRIQKKGSSGTKRYSINDVRLHDNELLAANNSSAPRQTLSFTGLNNDPSFRLQGPTSSFAVMNNLTQCSPSIYNQQVGQQPMWSEQQMMGSVAAVMNGVGNYVPDGQQGSAYFYLGNV; this is translated from the exons ATGGATCCAATAGTCAACCAGGGGTGGACCTCATCCGAGGTAGAGGAGGCATGCTCACTCATTGCTAGGCTCAATGCCAACAAAATCATGTACGACGATAACGATGACAAGAACAAGAAGCACAACTACATCGTGAATTCTCTCCATGCATTGTTCCCTTCAAAGACCATGAAACAGGTAACAGATCTTTATATTGATCTCGCCGTGGAAATGCATATGATCCAACGGAGAGAGGGGACCCATGTTACTAGTGGTAGCCCACAAAACATTTTCACCTTTTGTGACCCTGCCAACGGTAACTATGAGCTACCAAAGGAGGAGAATGGTGCTAGCAGCACACACGGTATCTACACCATGGGTGACCATGCGAATGAAAACTTCGGTGTACGAGAGGAGGCAACAATCATGGACAATAATGGATTGTCCTTTGGTTGTGCAATGGAGGATACGGGGATCACGGTGACGGGTGAGGCACCGCTGATGGCAGACAACAACAAGATGGAGGTGTTGGAGAACAATATTTCCATAGATCAACCAGTTGTTGCCCCACATCAATGGGGTTTTTGGACCGACGAGGAACACAG CATGGGCGGCCTTGTTAATGAAAACTTTGAGGTACAAGAGGATGAGGATACGACCATGATTGATAATGGATTTTCATTTTGTTGCGCACTGGAGGATACAACGCAACTGGAGGATACAAGAATCAGGAAGACGGATGAGGCTCTGATGATGGTAGACAAGAACAAGATGGTGGTCTTGGAGAACAATACTTCCACTGATCGACCAGTTGTTGCCGCACATCAACGGAAGTATTggaccaaagaggaacacaa GTCATTTCTTTATGGGCTGGAAGTCTATGGCCGTGGCGACTGGAAAAACATATCCAAGCACTTCGTCACCACTAAGACCCCTGTCCAAGTTTCAAGCCATGCACAAAAGTTTTTCAAGAGAATACAGAAAAAGGGATCGTCAGGGACAAAGCGTTACAGCATCAATGATGTCAGGCTCCATGACAATGAGCTATTGGCAGCAAATAATAGTTCTGCCCCTCGGCAAACCCTTTCTTTCACCGGCCTCAATAATGACCCAAGCTTTAGGTTGCAGGGTCCGACGAGCTCGTTCGCAGTCATGAACAACCTAACTCAGTGCTCCCCTTCCATATATAATCAACAAGTGGGTCAGCAGCCAATGTGGAGTGAGCAGCAGATGATGGGTTCTGTTGCAGCTGTAATGAACGGGGTAGGAAACTATGTGCCTGATGGCCAACAAGGGTCAGCTTATTTTTATCTTGGCAACGTATGA
- the LOC123166110 gene encoding sulfiredoxin, chloroplastic/mitochondrial isoform X1, whose translation MVQIDATLRHVKQRGRKKTEAAAAAARPRMASTSSLDLGKIVPTAGFLLHRCAAVPSAPVLRGRSASGRCGLAVSVSSSNGAAGLSALCDSEKKGPVVMEIPLEDIRRPLMRTRANDPDKVQELMDSIRVIGLQVPIDVLEVDGVYYGFSGCHRYEAHQRLGLPTIRCKVRRGTKETLRHHMR comes from the exons ATGGTGCAGATCGATGCGACGCTCAGACACGTTAAGCAGAGAGGCCGCAAGAAAacggaagcagcagcagcagcagcgcgaccaCGAATGGCGTCGACCTCGAGCTTGGATTTGGGAAAGATCGTGCCGACGGCCGGCTTCCTCCTCCACCGCTGCGCCGCCGTCCCCAGCGCCCCTGTTCTCCGGGGGAGGAGCGCGAGCGGGCGGTGCGGCCTCGCCGTCTCGGTCTCGTCCTCCAATG GTGCAGCTGGGCTCTCCGCATTGTGTGACTCGGAGAAGAAAGGCCCTGTGGTGATGGAGATCCCGCTGGAAGATATCCGGAGGCCGCTAATGCGAACGCGTGCTAATGATCCTGACAAGGTGCAGGAGCTCATGGACAGCATCCGTGTCATCGGCCTCCAAGTACCT ATCGACGTGCTGGAGGTCGACGGAGTCTACTACG GATTCTCTGGATGCCATCGATATGAGGCTCACCAGCGCTTAGGACTCCCAACCATCCGCTGCAAAGTGCGCCGAGGGACAAAAGAAACACTGCG GCACCATATGCGATGA
- the LOC123166110 gene encoding sulfiredoxin, chloroplastic/mitochondrial isoform X2, whose translation MVQIDATLRHVKQRGRKKTEAAAAAARPRMASTSSLDLGKIVPTAGFLLHRCAAVPSAPVLRGRSASGRCGLAVSVSSSNGAAGLSALCDSEKKGPVVMEIPLEDIRRPLMRTRANDPDKVQELMDSIRVIGLQIDVLEVDGVYYGFSGCHRYEAHQRLGLPTIRCKVRRGTKETLRHHMR comes from the exons ATGGTGCAGATCGATGCGACGCTCAGACACGTTAAGCAGAGAGGCCGCAAGAAAacggaagcagcagcagcagcagcgcgaccaCGAATGGCGTCGACCTCGAGCTTGGATTTGGGAAAGATCGTGCCGACGGCCGGCTTCCTCCTCCACCGCTGCGCCGCCGTCCCCAGCGCCCCTGTTCTCCGGGGGAGGAGCGCGAGCGGGCGGTGCGGCCTCGCCGTCTCGGTCTCGTCCTCCAATG GTGCAGCTGGGCTCTCCGCATTGTGTGACTCGGAGAAGAAAGGCCCTGTGGTGATGGAGATCCCGCTGGAAGATATCCGGAGGCCGCTAATGCGAACGCGTGCTAATGATCCTGACAAGGTGCAGGAGCTCATGGACAGCATCCGTGTCATCGGCCTCCAA ATCGACGTGCTGGAGGTCGACGGAGTCTACTACG GATTCTCTGGATGCCATCGATATGAGGCTCACCAGCGCTTAGGACTCCCAACCATCCGCTGCAAAGTGCGCCGAGGGACAAAAGAAACACTGCG GCACCATATGCGATGA